ATCCATGAGCATGGTACAAGTTGGATCTGTTTTTATTTGTTCGTTTCCTGATTCTTCAGGGTTCGTTTATACCATTGGATCTAGATTGGGAGATTGGCTTAACATGTATGAGACagtagattttatttttgacttGTGTTCTCTGTTTGCGTTAAAGGTGTGTAATTTGGTGGTATTCCTACGTCGGAATTTCGTGAGTTTGAGCAGCTGTCCTTATTCTTAGCTCGTAATGGGAGATGGATCTGGATTGGGATTTTTTAACGAGGGATCTGAATTGGTGTTGACTATTTGTTTCAAGTCATTTTCAGTGCATATGTAGATGAACGATCGGACTTCTGATCTAGACCTCTGTTGATCTTTTCTCGTGCTGAAATCGGAGGGCAGTCGATTAGTTCTGTTAACTTGCTCAACGAAGTCCTCTTTTGCAGTGAAACAGATAATTGCACATGATCTAGCACAATCTTTCTGTTTATGGTCGCATAACAAATGGAGAATAAGATCGTATTATATCGTATTATACTTTTACAGGAATTTTGTCTTTGTGATTGTTATCAATCCCTgatatctttttctttctagtGTTGCTAGCTCATAATCTGACCTTAATTCTCATGGTTCAGGAGTAGAATCATGAATCTGAAAAACAGCGCATCGGGGGACTACGGCGTCAGGTTAAATCAACCAGCCATGATGGTTCAGACAAGATGCAGATGGTTCATCGGAGATGTAACTGAGGTGTTGGACCAAAACACATGGAAGCTTGGCAAGATTGCAAAGATGCTGAAGAACAATTACTTTGTCATCAGGCTCGCCGATTGCATCCAGCTGAAAGAGTTCCACATTACAAGCTTGAGAGTCCCACTTCAAGACGATCCTCCTACAGCAGCTCCTTATGGCAAGCAGTTTCCTGCATCTGACAAGGTAAGTGCGAACCAGTTGAGCATGTTGATGGTGCATTTCACCATGGATATGATCATTTCTCAAATGAGTCGCTCAGTCAACAGTTGCTTTGTATAGATATTTGCAAGGTTGTAGCTTCATAGTCTTTAAATGATTGTTTGCAATTGGTCTGCTCAAATGACTGCTAAGCCATCCTTGCAAGTTTAAGGAACCTTTGCATTGCTTGTAGTTGGTATTTTTAGAACATGAATACTACTTGCCAGTAGATATCAGTTTAGAGCTTTGGCATAAATTGCCTTCTTCTCTGAAGAGTGCAGACTTCAACCGTTTCAGGAAAATGATTTATATTCGAGCAATTCAGTCTGTCCAGCATCAGAAGCATGCATTTCATGGACCAAATTGTAGCAGTATGATTTTGGTGTCCCATCATATTACTATTTCTGCAAATCTAGCCACATTTTTTGGGTACAAAGTAATAGGCAGTTAAAGCAGTTGACCTACCATCTTCTTTTGCATTAGCTTCCATAAGACCATAACCTGTCGGTCATGAACTTCACAACCTCATCATAAAATGTAATCTTCAACCCTTTAGTTCTATGACTGAAGGGCATCAGACATTCAGGGCAAGAGACTATGACTGAAGGGCATCCGACATTCAGACTAAACTCGCATCAAAATTGTGCACTAATAAGACTATAAGAGCAAACATTTTGACAATGTATCCATCTTTTGCAGGCCGCCCGAAGAGGCAAACAGCTACCTGCAGACCTGCTTGGGAGATCATCAGGCAACAAGAAACGGAAATCAGCCGCAGCTCTGGACTCTCCTCAGCCAGTGCAGAGAAGAAGACTCATCTCACACGCCCAcaagacagcagcagcaatggcggaCCACCACCCCCTGCAGCAGAGGTATCTCCAGGTTAGggacgaggccgaggcggagtGCTCCGTGGCCAGCTGCAGCGCGGAcagcgtggcggcggcggaggagctccGATTCGGCAATGGGTGCTGCTCTGTGGGGCGCGGCGACGCcatgtccgccgccgccggggccgggCTCCCGTGCGCGTCGTCGGGGAGCACGGAGGACGACGGCGTGCTGAGCGACGGGTCGCAGGATGCCtctggcggcagcggcggcggcgtggatgTCCacgagctggagctggaggcgTACCGGTCGACGGTGCGGGCGCTGCACGCGTCGGGGCCGCTGACGTGGGAGCAGGAGTCGCTGCTGACCAACCTCCGGCTGTCACTCAACATCTCCAACGAGGAGCACCTGCtccagctccgccgcctcctctcctcctgaGACCAGATCCTCCcccgtccccggcgccggcgccattgGTCTCTGAGAACGGAcacctgcagctgcagggcgGTGTTCGCAAAATAATTGATGCgatcttcctttctttcctttttccttgtcGATCTTGGGGAAGAGATTTTGTTTCTCCGTCTTGTGTAGAGTTcgttgcagcagcagcagaggaagCGATCGATTCGACCGGTGCCCTCGACGTAGAGCTCTGCTAGTGCTTGCTGCGCCTCCGTCTTCCAGCCTTTGCCTGTCCTGGATTGCTCGCTACTTATTGCTATGTAAATGTAAAAGTCCATCTATCTATGATCCCACACATTATTTACTCCTCGTGTCTCAGCTGACGGACTCCAGTAACTTTGAAACTTCTACTGCCCTGGATCACTACTCTGGCAGGAAGGCGCCCGACTTGTGCAGAGCACTGTGAGCCTTGCTCTTGTGCTGCCATGCGCCCACGTGTCGCCTCCTGCCAGCACGGGTGCCACGTGCCATGTACGGCCGTGCCAGCTCCGCGGCTCTCGGGGCCGCACGTGTCGCCTCGAGAGCGGCAAGCCGTTTAAGTACGTCGACCCATATCGTTCTACGGTGGTTCTCGCACACTTGCCCACACTTCTTCAGAGTAGTATCATCTCCGATTGAGATCCTCCCAAACTTGGCTTGTACTCGACTAGAGCTTAGACCAGCGAAGATCGATGTCGTCAGTGAGCCTCGTGAGAGCGTCGCTTCCATGGCGCcgcggcatcggcatcggcaccGGCAAGGCCGTGGCGCGTAGTCTGCGCTCTGTCCCGCTGCTGCACAGGCCAGCGTGCTCCGTGGCCGTGGGCGGCGTCCGCTGCAACGCGACGACGCcgccggggttcccgggcccGTCGCCGGATGAGATGCCGGGCAACGCGCGGCCGCCAGAGGAGATgccgggcgcggcgcggccgccggagGAGATGCCGAGCATCGACACGCCGCCGGAGTTcgagccgctgccgccgggaATCGACGACGTGCCGATGCccgggcctgggcctgggccggaGATGCCCGGCCCGTcggtgccgtcgccgccgacgccggagATCCCGAGCGTGCCGCCGCGGAACCCTGAGGCCCCgtccccgccgctgccgccggagctggacccgccgcgggcgccgccCGAGGTCGTGCCGCCCAAGCCGTCGGACGTCCCGCCGCCCTTCGTGTAGAACGCGTAGCAGCAGGAGCATATGTCATGTGTGCGCGACGTACGCAACGCATCGTCGGCCTCTCGATGGCCAGAGAAGAACTAGTGCTGTAAAATATTCCTCGTTTAGCTTCGAATAAAAGACACGCCTGCAGCAGGCGTCTTGTTCCGACGTGATCCGTGTACTGCGTTTGTTATGGAAGACGAACGTGACCGGTCCGGAAGAACGAAATCCGTTCATTCATCTGGAGATGTTGACTATTCGGCTAAGGCCCGTTGGGCCGGCTCGTATCTActggttatccatcgagcaggCTGGCCTAGGCCGCGATGATTGATTGGGAATGGTACCGAGCCTGGATCAGGCCCAAGAGGATTTCCCTCTTGGGACCTCAACGCAGCGTGGGCCGCGAGGGGTGAGGCTGTTTGGTTGCCTGACCCCAAAAAGGCTGACAATAGTTGGTTGCTTCCCATGCAGctccttcttttttcctttgccCGATCACGCCtagataaaataaaacaaaaaaagagaggcatgGATTGGCTTTTGAGGCGCGCGTGCCCGgatcgtgcatgcatgcagccagAGCTATCCCCTATACGTGCATGCACCCAGGCCATGCGTAGGCCGAAGGACCACGGCATATGCACACACGCAACAACGGCACGGCGACCGGACCGCATGCACGGCGCGTGTACGGAGGCACCCAAAAGCAATCGATTGATTCGCTTCCGCCGCGCTGTTAAAATAAAGCGTCCCCGATGAGACGATCGACCTAGCTAGCCAGCTACTGCACGTACGCCCGCACCTGGCCCCTGTACAACAGCTACAAGCACAGTGTAGAGACTAGAGATAAGGAGCGGGTACCCTAGCCTAGCCTGTTTCTGAGCGATTCATAAAGCGGAAGATCATTGGTGACTTTGAGATTATTGGTGACTTTGAGATTATTACACATGTAGAAATCAGAAGAAATTAAGCAAGTTTTTAGATCAGTTTTGCTCGATTTGCAACGAGTTAATGTACTAAATTGCTCTCCCCTCTCAAGTTGTCGGGCACCGGTGCAATTTCCTCTTAATTGATCGAAGCAAAAGTCTCGaagacttagaaatagttacaCGGTCAAAAAAACGTACTCCTTCCGTACAACAAATGATGcatcaactttgactaaatttaaattcatctatatactaagtcacatctagatacatctaaattttgagaaaggcgaaacattttttgttggatagATGGAGTATATTTAGTTTCTACATCGAAACTCGACCACGCGAGGTGCCAAGGGTGGAGAGTTTGCATTcatgaaagaacaaaaaaagcaAAGAGGAACAGGTAGGCCGCCTGCATGTATGAAAATTGCACAAATTACGGTTTCGTGCATGGGTGCTTCATGGGTCGGTTCACCAAGTAGATCGATGCTCTTCTTCACTCCTCCAAAGTAAAAATGCCAATTCATGCAAGAATGCATCCTGGTCCAACACATCTGGACGAGTAGAGTACTAGCAGTACGTCGCCATTTACTCGCGCATTTGCTTCAATTTACTATGGGCAGGGGTTTGGATGTGAGAGGTGAGGAGAGCGCAACAAGTACGCGTGCATATACATACTAGCCTCAAGAGAAGAGACCTAAAGCAGCTAAGCCTAAGCACATCTCTACTCCATCGCTAGGCCTGCACCTGCTTGTAAACAGAGGATCTAGATCATCAGTGCTGCATCTGCAGGCTGCTTTAACTGAGTTCATTATTGTTTTATGCTCAAATTTTATTGTGAGAGCTGAGCTTCCAAAAATAATTAGTACTATATTGTAAAGGAAGGAAATTCTCGGTGTGGCTTTGGACACAGTATTTGGACCACATGCAAGGCAGGAAGACATGCATTTATTAAATCTGGATCAGAGAAAGTAGCTAGATTCaaagtgcatgcatgtggtatGCCTAATCAAGCTAGCAGCAGCATGGCTGTGTTTATCTCCGCTCTCCTCTCTGTAGAGTAGACTAGCCTAGCCTGTGCGTGCTTTGTCAGCTAGGTAGAGGTTGCTGGTAGTACAAAACTTGCTGCATGCCTGCCATTATTTGCCTCGACCTGTTGATGGAAACAAATATAGCAACCACAGAGATATAACAAAGTTCTTAAGAACTTTTTCCAACTGAAAAAGGTTAATTTGATACATGTCACTGtaatttttgcatattttaaAAATACACTTGTAACTTTtatctttcaaaaaatatcattgcaaatatcaatatttttttttagaaaaacgcCACTATATATAATGAGTTGAAAGATACAATTGTAGTGCCATTTTTTAAAACATAAAAATTACGGTGACATTTTATCGAATACTAAAAAATTATATTgacatatatcaaattaataaaaaaacgGTGATAGTGCTATGGCGCTATTTAGTTATGCCCTTGGCTTGGACAATTAATTAATCTCTTGTCATTGCTTTGCTGATTGCATCTGTACCATCGTGCCATATGCGTGTAGTTTGCTGGGTCATAAAAACAAGTTAGTgcctgtacgtacgtacgtatgccGCTCCCACCTACTGGGAAAGATCTGATTATATGCAATTTAATGCCTGCTTACTTTTGTCATACTCAATTTACATTAGTGTGCCTTACAATTAAGCCATCATATTTCCCCCTAGGATACCTTTCGAGGACTTAAAGCTTCTTATTCTAGAAAAGAACATGAGTTAAGGCCTTTTCGATTTGTATGACACTAAAAGGTAAAAAGAAAGGAGATGAAAGTACCAAAAACTCTATAGATATAACTACATTTGCACCCAGATCGTGGAATGCAGCACTGAATTGAGATTGTTAAATTTGTAAGATTGTAAATTAATGGAAGATCGCGTCCCTTTTTAGAACGCATAATTCTAAAACACACAATAAGATGAAACTGTAATTTAGATGCCAGGGGGCCGGGGGATCTATCACAAGTTTGACGGACTAAATGGACCAAAATGCCGCCATCATCATGCGGAAGTATGGATGCATGGGTCAACTTCAGATTTATAGGTTCGGCCTCCTGATATATctaagcatttttttttacggaactAGGGGGGTGAAACCAGCTTGCACCACATTTTATAGAGCAAAACAATCTTATTTACAAGCTTGAAAATTACAATTTACAGGATATTTAAGAGAGGTTACAATCCCGCAGCAAGGTGGGACAACGTGACGGGCCAGTCTGTTAGAATAACTTTATGAGGCGTGGAGGAGCAGCGAGAAgcccggaggaggagctcggtgGAGCAGCGTTGAATCGTGAAGTGAATACATTCTTCTTCGTGACGAAAAACCAGAGGTTTCTCCGTTTCCAAAGATTTCAGAGAAGAGATATTAATTACCACCGTGGACCGAACCTAGTCGTCCCCGCTCCGGTCCTAGAGATCAGCGATGAACTCTATTAGCTAGCAACATTTGGGTGGAGAGCTTGAAGGGAATCCCAAGCCGGACTGATCGAAGCATATGAGCAGTGGTTGGTGCCTGATCGCAGAAGGGCACTTGTCCGAGGAAGCGATACCCCTGTGGAAGCACCTGTCGTTGGTGAAGAGCTTGTTCTGAAGCGCAAGCCACAGGAAGATCCTTTTGGTAGATTGATAATTTTAGAGGTTGGTAGATTGTCCTTTTGACAATTTCGTATATTTGGTCACACTTCACTTAATGAACAGCTTATTTGCATTTCGACTAGTTGTATATGTCTGGAATGGCATTTTGTCAATTCTCCCTAGCTACAATATCATCAGGTTCATCTGTGACCAATACAAACTattaaatttatagaaaaatacatCAACATTTAGAATATCAAAcaagtatattatgaaaatatatatcatgatggagTTACTAAAACTAACTTAGAAACATAGATGTTGATAAAATTTTCTGTAAACTTGATTAAGGTTTTAAAAGTTTGATTTCGAACGTACAACTTATTACTTTTAGGGACAGACAGAATAGCTTCGCAAGACACAtgtcctattttttttctttttctttcaaacTGAACATGCTATCTCTACATGCGGATGATACTGATACACGTCTCCAAACATGCTATCGGAAAATTATTACTGCATGCCAGGCGATCGACACCGAGGCATAGGCGTGCCACGAGGGTATATATGTTTTTCATTGATCTGTAAAAAGGACACAACTAATCTGAGTATAGTGCCGTGTATTTCTTTGAGCCACATCCTTTCTCTCGCTCTCCATTTGGGGGCTAAGCCGAGGTACAGTCAATCACTTGGTCTTGACCAGCCGTTCCCCTCTCATTTCATTTCACTTGACAAGCTAGGAAGCAGGATGCTGCTCTTGGATTGTTAAGCGTGCAAAGGCTAGAGATTCCTAGCTAGGCCATAGCACACCAGCGCAAAGTATTGTCACATCGGCAGCACGTAACGTACGGCAGGAGACCGGAAGGTCCACAACGTACAATTGCGAAAATTCTAACTTATCCCTTGTACTGGTACTCTGTTGGTACCGGTAAATAAGTAATCGTCGACATATTTGCAAGTGGATACATGTAGTTTGAAGTTATTGCgctgcatgtatatatgtatatacgTCTCTCGATGATAAATTTTGTCTAAAATTATTCGaagcaaaagaagagagaggaaaaCACACCTGGTAAGATCAAGCTGAAACAGTATCACTGTATCAGCAATTCAGCGTGCCAGTGGTACAGTACTATAGCTAGAGCTGCTGCGTCACAAACCTATGTTATGTATGTACTCTGCCCGCAGAGTCCTTCTACACGTAGGATGGCTCTCTGCTACACGTACATTGGTAAGGTAGTGATAATTTCACGACTAATGAAAGAAATGAAGCATTAGTTGTGTTTTGCTTTACCCGTTTTTTAACGGATACTcactccgtcacatattaagtgttaCAATTTTATCTATACACACACGTATCTAGTCACGTTTAAGTGAGTAAGTAAATGTGTACCGaacaaagttgcgacactcAATATGCCTCCAACCCATCTATTTTTCACCTCACCCGTTCTCACCTTCCCACCTcttacacacacacacctccTGCGCCCTGTCCTCATCCTATTTCGATCTTCTCTTTGCCCGCCATCTGGCCAGTGTAGTAATAATGCAGCGCCAAGTTCATAATTgtcagtttttgtttttgctaaTAACTAGCATGGTGTCCCGCGCAATCGCGCAGGAAATATCTTTACTCATCTTTAATGTTTTGACTCACAGAGATATATGTATTCTTGTATTATTTGAAAAGAACTAAATAAATGATAGGTTTATGCACTGTTAGACATtgtgaaaataaaatttccTCCAAGATCATGACACGTTGGTTGATCAACGTTCGCATCGAACTAattcattattattattttgaccGGAACTAATTCATTATTTGAGGTGATATTAGTTATGTCTCTGGAATTAAAGTCAAGATCACGTGCGAGAACATGGAACTTACCTAAGGTGATTAATCATGTGTGGTATCTAAATCACGCATGTTCACAAGAGTAAACTCGCAAGCTGAATTGGCCAATCACCTGATTGCACCGATAGGTCATGTGTACGGCAAGCTATATTAATAGGTAATTTTTCTTGGAAGTCATCATGTGAGATTATAGTTTTACGTGATTATACTATCAATACTTGTACTAAAATTTTATTCTGTAGCGATATTGATTAGTAAGTGCTTTTTCATTTGCTATCTAGCCAGTCGCTCGTATATGATGTTAATCAGTAGACATAGACAAATTTACGATCGCGTGTTGCTATATAAAATTATAATTCTTTTAAtgcccataaaaaaaatcttatttaTAAAATATAAATTCCGGTGATTTTGGTGATTTTTCAACTTAATATTCTTGTGATCCGTGAAAAATACAGTGAAAACGTTGTCATTTCAATCATATTTATCATGTAACACACTATGTTGTGTTAGACACCatacaaaaaaatatgtttggcttagttttttttttagaaacaaatatttGGCTTAGTTAGCATATTGGCCTTACGTGGGCCTCAAACCATTTTGATGATTTGTCCCTAGCCCATAAGATATACCCATCATTAAATCTTGACCATCAGATATAAGATCCAATGGTCcaaaaaatatttcatttcTATCTTGCCAATCGTTTGCACACGATGTTAGTTAGCAGCCATAGATAAATTTAAGATCACATATTGGTGTGTATAATTATAATTCTTTTAATGCTCGTTAATAAATCGTGTTTACAAAATAAAGGTTTGGCGAATTCAGCGAGCTTATTACTTAATATTCTTGTAATTCGTGAAAAAACAATGAAACGGTTATCATGTAATAGCATTTTTATCGTCTAACGTAGTTCGATGTTGTGTTCGACAACATACAAGTAAATATTTGGCTTAGTTAGCATACTGGCCTATATGAGCCTCAGACCACTTTGATGTTTTGTCCTTATCCCATCAGATATATCCACCTTATTAAATCTTAACCATCAGATATGAGATCTAACGGTCTAAATATTTCAAACGATGTGGATCTGCGGGGAGCCTCACCTtggtacccctcatattgcCTTTAGTAGGAGTAACAGATTTGCTTAAGCATATTCAATTTCatttaattttgaattataCCTTTTGTTTTATAGTATTGGATATGGGCGACCGGAGAGTGATTCATGTGGAGCAGCAAATAGTTAACATAGCTAGCAACGTGTTTACtgtgcaaacttcataaaaaacatatttaaaggtttcaaaaaaaattcttaaaaaaataccatatgttgagagtgtgatgttctacaaatttgcaaaatttcaagttcaaagtcaaaatcaattgaaaggatttaaaaagagaaatttacaatgaatagtgtcaaacactgaaaatcactattcatgcacaattttttttcagctGCTACCAAACgccattgagtttggacttgaaattttacacaaaTCTAAAACATCATTTTCCTaacatatgtattttttttagaattttttgaacttttttcgatggagttttcacagtttacagcgtagaggtggttttcaccggatacttcgcaGGCATGGATAAGTTCTTTTAGCAGAAATGTGATGTGAAAagtgacatttttttaataccAAAAGCCCAAAGCCTAATAACAACGTTTGGAGTGGGCTTCGGTTTAGTATTTTAGCAGCCACGTGACATACCTAATGGATCTGAACCTGAACGTGTCTACGTGACATATGTGACCCATTTGAACCTGGACATGTCTGTGAGAATAAAAGACAAACGTTTTTCATGACCCTCAGATCTTAGATCTAACGATCAAACTAATTctgatgatgtggatcaacgtggtgCCTCTCCTCGGTATCCCTCATAtcgcttttagtatataatagattagGGGCAATATTAAGCTTTACATCGACAGAGGAACATACACAAAGCTGGAGGGCCTTGATTGGTAAAAAAACCCTAGTATTTCTTAAGAAATCAGTTGAAAAGTTATAAAAAACCCGTAAATAGGCCCTACATGTACTACCTCCATCCAAGTATAGTAGGCATGATAGGTTCCATTTAACCAATGCTTTGACAAAAATTATTTCATTTGCATGCAACTGTATGATCTAAATCATAATCATGAGCAAATACTTTGGAATAGTAAcacaatgatatcaattttatgtcatataattatatattttaggagtaattcttggtcaaagcgTCGTTGAAAGCAAAGCTAATACGCCAATTATCGTTGGACGGAGATAGTACTACGTAGAAACGTACACCACATGTGTCATTTTAGCTGAGAAATGtattttcataaaaaaacataaagaTAAAATTTTGTATCTACAATAGACATAAAATTCATCAATCCTAAATGTACATATCTTTACTTTTGTGCAGCTCGcatgttaattttgttctAATAAAACGTATCAACCATACATAAAttcgtttaaaaaaattctgaacattttttgtttaattaaGTTTTTTGATCCCGCGATCTTGAAACTTCCCTTTTTCTGGACCGGATAGGCTGATAAAAATTCAAAGCAACGCAAAGGTTCCGGCCACAAAACGTCCGAAACCGAACCGGGCCGCATGGGGCCGGTGGGTACGGCCGGGCCAGGCCGAGTTTGTCTTGCTCTCGCGCCAGCAGCCCTTAAATCCACGAGATGAGATCCGCTGGACATGACGCGACGCGACGGGATGCGAAAtcgtttctcctcctcctctttttcCTGCCCCCTCTTCTGCAcccggcctcctcctgccATCTCTGTGCAGCGGTGGCTGTCTAGGGTCCCCTAGCTAGCTTCCTAGGCCTCTACTAAAACCTAGCTAGGCCTCTCTCTAGGCTCTAGCCATAGCTTACTAGAGTAGTATAGGAGCAGTACTGAACTCGGCCAGCTCCCTTGGCCTCTTGCGCCAtctctgtctctctccacTTTACTGCCACTCAACCACTATTCTGAAACAGCTGAGGAGAGTTGCGATATTGTTAACTTCTACGGATCTCATGCATCTCCCCCCACCACACCAgccttgcattgcattgcacaGCAGCTCCTTGCTTGCATCTCCCCCCTTCTATAAATCTCGATCcttgccttcttcctcctctatgctagctagcCGCCCCCAATCccatctcttcttccttccttcctctaTGTAGTACTTCTACTATGTTATTGCCGACCCACTGTTTGTCACACTTCTTGATTCTTCATTCCCATGTTTCTTTGAGTTCTTGCCACAGATCAGATCGATCAGATCTCATCGCGAGGGTCTCCATCTTGATTTGTGATGTAGGCAGTCTCCCGCTTGTTCTTGTTGTTCTACCATATCGATCTAATGTTTCTTGCCTCGTGTCTCCAtggtgttttttcttcattttatGCGGATCTTGTCGAGAGAGAGTGCTACTTACTTACTGCCCGAGGGAACGAGTGAAGCTGCCAGCATGATCTAGCTCAGCGTGATCAAGCAAGATTCACACATACACGTGTGGTTTTTTTGAGCTATAGCTCGATTGATCTTGAGGTCATGCCTTGCTAGGTCATGCTGCGGCAGCCTCACTTCTTCCCGCCGTTTGGGCATGCACAGCTGAAGATGAGCTCTATCGATTCTGCAATTTGCACACAGAGGCCAAGGCAGGTATGATCCTTTTTTTCGCTTGGATGAGCAACAGTAGCTAGTTGCCtcccttccttttctcctcatcAAACACTGATTCACATGATAAAATGGGAACTCTGAAACTTGCCAAAGCCGCCATTACTTCTCTTACTTCTGCATAGCTCGTTAATCATCGCTATGTTTATTGCTTGAATCCCCTGGGGATTGTTTAGGTTCTTGGGAGCAGTAGCGAGTTTGCTGCTCAACCGAAGTGAATGGGATTTGATTAATCGAGTTGTCAGAGGTTTAGGTATCTGTTTGTAGCATCTTCCATGGCTTCATACATTTATTTAGTTGCTATACTAGTAAGGCCACTTGGTTGCTGCACCTTTGACCTGTTAGTCCTGGATTCTCCGGTTGTTTCTGTAGTTCTAGCATGCATGGCATCGGCAGCATCCAAAACTTCCaaagatggatggatgctACCAGGGTTTTATATATTGTACCGATCTGATCTGCTTCCTGCAGCAGTTTCCATTCCACTGCCATATACCTATATATTCTTGTTCAGAATGCTCACAGGATACATATTTAAAAAATGCTCACAAAAAGTGAGTGCTAGGCAGTAAGGTCAATTAACTCATGGTAGGATCAGACCGTCAGTAAGTTTCAGAA
This is a stretch of genomic DNA from Brachypodium distachyon strain Bd21 chromosome 1, Brachypodium_distachyon_v3.0, whole genome shotgun sequence. It encodes these proteins:
- the LOC100837427 gene encoding uncharacterized protein LOC100837427 codes for the protein MNLKNSASGDYGVRLNQPAMMVQTRCRWFIGDVTEVLDQNTWKLGKIAKMLKNNYFVIRLADCIQLKEFHITSLRVPLQDDPPTAAPYGKQFPASDKAARRGKQLPADLLGRSSGNKKRKSAAALDSPQPVQRRRLISHAHKTAAAMADHHPLQQRYLQVRDEAEAECSVASCSADSVAAAEELRFGNGCCSVGRGDAMSAAAGAGLPCASSGSTEDDGVLSDGSQDASGGSGGGVDVHELELEAYRSTVRALHASGPLTWEQESLLTNLRLSLNISNEEHLLQLRRLLSS
- the LOC100837728 gene encoding basic proline-rich protein; this translates as MSSVSLVRASLPWRRGIGIGTGKAVARSLRSVPLLHRPACSVAVGGVRCNATTPPGFPGPSPDEMPGNARPPEEMPGAARPPEEMPSIDTPPEFEPLPPGIDDVPMPGPGPGPEMPGPSVPSPPTPEIPSVPPRNPEAPSPPLPPELDPPRAPPEVVPPKPSDVPPPFV